The proteins below come from a single Staphylococcus sp. MI 10-1553 genomic window:
- the leuC gene encoding 3-isopropylmalate dehydratase large subunit, producing MGRTLFDKIWDQHTITGQQGEPQLLYIDLHLIHEVTSPQAFEGLRMQKRSLRRPDLTFGTLDHNVPTIDIFNIKDDIANKQIQALQQNCKDFNVTLFDMGSDEQGIVHMVGPEMGLTQPGKTIVCGDSHTATHGAFGAIAFGIGTSEVEHVFATQTLWQTKPKNLKINVTGQLPKGVYAKDIILHLINQHGVDFGTGYALEFAGETIRKLSMEGRMTICNMAIEAGAKYGLIQPDDTTFAYLEGRRYAQNIEDKLDDWRELYSDDDAQFDKIIELDVTALEPQVTWGTSPEMGVSFSTPFPEIQNVNDERAYQYMGLKPGQLATDIPLGYVFLGSCTNARISDLVEASHIVKGNQVHENITAIVVPGSRQVKKEAEALGLDTIFKDAGFEWREPGCSMCLGMNPDQVPAGVHCASTSNRNFEGRQGKGARTHLVSPAMAAAAAIHGRFVDVRKVVEA from the coding sequence ATGGGGCGTACACTTTTCGATAAAATTTGGGATCAACATACCATTACCGGGCAACAAGGTGAACCACAATTATTATACATTGATTTGCATTTGATACATGAGGTGACGTCACCCCAAGCATTTGAAGGTCTAAGAATGCAAAAACGTTCTTTAAGAAGACCTGATTTAACGTTTGGCACATTAGATCACAACGTACCAACGATTGACATTTTCAACATTAAAGATGATATCGCAAACAAGCAAATACAAGCGTTACAACAAAACTGTAAAGACTTTAACGTCACATTGTTTGATATGGGCTCCGATGAACAAGGTATCGTGCATATGGTCGGACCAGAAATGGGGTTAACGCAACCTGGTAAAACCATTGTTTGTGGTGACTCCCATACTGCGACACATGGAGCATTTGGTGCGATTGCGTTCGGTATCGGTACGAGTGAAGTCGAGCATGTATTTGCAACTCAAACGCTGTGGCAAACGAAACCGAAAAATTTAAAAATTAACGTAACAGGTCAACTCCCTAAAGGCGTTTATGCGAAAGACATTATTTTACATTTAATCAACCAACACGGCGTTGACTTTGGCACAGGTTATGCACTGGAATTTGCCGGAGAAACGATTCGTAAATTGTCAATGGAAGGTCGCATGACAATTTGTAACATGGCGATTGAAGCAGGTGCAAAATACGGACTTATTCAACCGGATGACACGACTTTTGCATACCTTGAAGGACGTCGTTACGCACAAAATATTGAGGACAAACTTGATGATTGGCGCGAGCTGTATAGTGATGATGATGCGCAATTCGATAAAATCATTGAATTAGATGTGACAGCTTTAGAACCACAAGTCACTTGGGGCACGAGTCCTGAAATGGGTGTGAGCTTTAGTACACCATTCCCAGAGATTCAAAATGTCAATGACGAACGTGCGTATCAATATATGGGCTTAAAACCAGGTCAACTTGCGACTGATATTCCATTAGGCTATGTGTTTCTCGGTTCATGTACAAATGCACGTATTTCCGATTTAGTTGAAGCGAGTCACATCGTCAAAGGCAATCAAGTACACGAAAACATTACCGCCATTGTCGTACCAGGCTCACGTCAAGTGAAGAAAGAGGCAGAAGCATTAGGACTTGATACGATTTTTAAAGATGCTGGCTTTGAATGGAGAGAACCCGGATGCAGTATGTGTCTCGGTATGAACCCTGACCAAGTGCCAGCTGGTGTGCACTGTGCGTCAACGAGTAACCGTAACTTTGAAGGCCGTCAAGGTAAAGGCGCAAGAACGCATCTTGTATCCCCTGCTATGGCTGCAGCTGCGGCAATTCATGGGCGCTTTGTCGATGTGAGAAAGGTGGTCGAAGCGTAA
- a CDS encoding 2-isopropylmalate synthase, with protein sequence MSSHIQIFDTTLRDGEQTPGVSFSFEERLKLAEQLEKWGVDVIEAGFPASSQGSFKSVQAIARTLKHTTVTGLARCLKSDIDAVYEATKDAVSPSIHVFIATSPIHLESKLHMTEAEVLEAITTHVSYAKERFDIVQFSPEDATRTPLPFLIQSVQTAVDAGATVINIPDTVGYTYPTEYGNIFKALTEQIKSEVPITYSAHCHDDLGLAVANSMAAIENGATRIEGTVNGIGERAGNTALEEVALGLYVRQDHYQIQTQIQFELTKQTSDMVARYAGLRVPRNKAIVGKNAFSHESGIHQDGFLKNPETYEIMTPQLVGVKKTELPLGKLSGKHAFQDKLKQLGYDIDVEEQKVLFKAFKSIADKKKHVTDQDIHALIQDSEHDKHVAYHLETLQLQFVSNGLQSAVVVVRDNDGQHYQDSSIGTGSIVAIYNAVDRIFNVESVLLDYRIDAVSEGRDAQAEVHVQVEVDGIEYTGVGFDHDVLYASCKAYVEAVSKSVQSIQKEGVAQ encoded by the coding sequence ATGTCTAGTCATATTCAGATTTTTGATACTACACTACGCGATGGAGAACAAACACCAGGGGTCAGCTTTTCCTTTGAAGAACGATTGAAACTTGCCGAACAACTTGAAAAATGGGGGGTCGATGTCATCGAGGCAGGCTTTCCCGCTTCAAGTCAAGGCAGCTTCAAATCTGTACAAGCGATTGCTCGAACTTTAAAACATACGACTGTCACAGGTTTAGCACGTTGTTTAAAGTCTGATATCGATGCAGTATACGAAGCGACAAAGGATGCCGTTTCCCCTTCTATACATGTCTTTATTGCGACGAGCCCTATTCACTTAGAGTCAAAGCTTCATATGACGGAAGCTGAAGTTCTCGAAGCAATTACAACACATGTAAGTTATGCAAAAGAACGCTTTGATATCGTTCAATTTTCACCAGAGGATGCAACACGGACACCTCTCCCATTCCTCATCCAAAGTGTACAAACAGCTGTGGATGCGGGGGCAACTGTTATCAATATTCCTGATACAGTCGGCTATACGTATCCAACTGAATATGGCAACATTTTCAAAGCACTCACAGAACAAATCAAGTCGGAAGTCCCAATTACGTATAGTGCCCATTGTCATGATGACCTCGGCTTAGCTGTGGCAAATAGTATGGCTGCCATCGAAAATGGAGCGACACGCATTGAAGGAACAGTCAATGGGATTGGTGAACGTGCCGGAAATACTGCACTTGAAGAAGTCGCATTAGGTTTATACGTCCGCCAAGATCATTATCAAATTCAAACGCAAATTCAATTCGAATTGACTAAACAAACATCTGATATGGTCGCACGCTATGCTGGTTTGAGAGTACCACGTAATAAAGCGATTGTCGGAAAAAATGCGTTTAGTCATGAGTCAGGCATTCATCAAGATGGTTTCTTAAAAAACCCGGAAACGTACGAAATTATGACGCCACAACTCGTCGGTGTGAAAAAGACGGAACTGCCACTTGGAAAACTGTCAGGTAAACATGCGTTCCAAGATAAATTGAAACAACTCGGCTATGACATTGATGTAGAAGAACAAAAAGTGTTGTTTAAAGCGTTTAAATCTATTGCTGACAAGAAGAAGCATGTCACTGATCAAGATATTCATGCATTGATTCAAGATAGTGAGCACGATAAACATGTCGCTTATCACCTTGAAACGTTACAACTTCAATTTGTCTCGAACGGCCTTCAAAGTGCTGTCGTCGTCGTTCGAGATAATGACGGTCAACATTATCAAGATTCAAGTATAGGCACCGGCTCGATTGTTGCGATTTATAATGCAGTCGATCGTATTTTTAATGTAGAATCTGTACTGTTAGATTATCGTATTGATGCCGTGTCTGAAGGCCGAGATGCACAAGCTGAAGTACATGTACAAGTTGAAGTAGATGGCATCGAATATACAGGCGTCGGTTTCGACCACGATGTTTTATACGCGTCGTGTAAAGCCTATGTTGAAGCGGTGAGTAAATCAGTGCAGTCCATACAAAAAGAAGGTGTCGCACAATGA
- the leuB gene encoding 3-isopropylmalate dehydrogenase — MTFKIVALPGDGIGPEIMSGTLDCLDELAAQFDFDYTVDSYAMGGCAINQYGTPLPDATLDACQRANAILLGAIGGPQWTNPECRPEQGLLKLRKALNLYANIRPTRVTSDMAHLSPLKQNIVEHTDFVIVRELTSGIYFGEPRYLKDEEARDSLTYTKDEIARIAHVGFQLAQSRRHKLTSVDKENVLASSQLWRRTVNEVAEQYPDVTVEHLLVDACSMHLIKQPADFDVIITENLFGDILSDEASMLPGSLGLSPSASFSEGGPKLYEPIHGSAPDIAGQNKANPFAMLLSLAMCLRESAERDDMATIIETTVDTLISKGITTADLGGHYGTTDIFNHFKALIKGA; from the coding sequence ATGACTTTTAAAATTGTAGCTTTACCTGGTGATGGCATCGGACCAGAAATCATGTCAGGTACATTGGATTGTTTGGACGAACTTGCAGCTCAATTTGACTTTGATTATACCGTGGACAGTTATGCGATGGGAGGTTGTGCCATTAATCAATATGGCACGCCCCTACCTGACGCAACATTAGATGCCTGTCAACGTGCAAATGCCATTTTACTCGGTGCGATTGGTGGCCCGCAATGGACGAATCCAGAATGTCGTCCTGAACAAGGTTTACTGAAATTGCGAAAAGCATTGAATTTATATGCCAATATTCGACCAACACGTGTGACCTCTGACATGGCACATTTATCACCGTTGAAACAAAACATTGTAGAACATACGGATTTCGTTATCGTTAGAGAGTTAACGAGTGGAATCTACTTTGGTGAACCACGCTATCTTAAAGACGAAGAGGCACGTGATTCATTGACTTATACGAAAGATGAAATTGCTCGAATTGCGCATGTCGGTTTTCAATTGGCTCAATCACGTCGTCATAAGCTCACGTCTGTCGATAAAGAAAATGTACTCGCAAGTAGTCAATTGTGGCGTCGTACGGTCAATGAAGTCGCTGAACAATATCCTGACGTTACAGTCGAACATTTACTTGTCGATGCATGTAGTATGCATTTAATCAAACAACCTGCTGATTTTGATGTTATTATCACTGAAAATTTATTCGGCGACATTTTAAGTGATGAAGCGTCGATGCTACCAGGTTCGTTAGGACTTTCCCCTTCCGCAAGTTTTAGTGAAGGTGGACCGAAACTATACGAACCGATTCATGGCTCAGCGCCAGATATCGCCGGTCAAAATAAAGCGAATCCGTTTGCCATGCTATTGTCACTTGCCATGTGTTTACGAGAATCGGCCGAACGTGATGATATGGCAACAATTATTGAAACAACGGTCGATACATTAATTTCTAAAGGAATTACAACAGCCGATCTTGGGGGGCATTACGGCACTACGGACATTTTCAATCATTTTAAAGCTTTAATTAAGGGGGCATAA
- the ilvC gene encoding ketol-acid reductoisomerase, producing the protein MTKVYYDSSVEKDVLQGKKIAVIGYGSQGHAHAQNLKDNGYDVVIGIRPGRSFDQAQEDGFNVYTVAEAVKQADVVMVLLPDEIQGDVYKNEIEPNLEAGNALAFAHGFNIQFDVIQPPSDVDVFLVAPKGPGHLVRRTFVEGSAVPALFAVQQDASGEARDLALSYAKGIGSTRAGVLETSFKEETETDLFGEQAVLCGGVTRLIQSGFEVLVEAGYQPEIAYFEVLHEMKLIVDLMYEGGLENMRYSISNTAEFGDYVSGPRVITEETKENMKAVLKDIQDGTFSDRFIKDNQDGFKTFKQMREAQQGHQITAVGQSLREMMPFIKSKSIQK; encoded by the coding sequence ATGACAAAAGTTTATTATGATTCATCAGTAGAGAAAGATGTATTACAAGGTAAAAAAATTGCGGTCATCGGTTATGGTTCACAGGGTCATGCCCACGCACAAAACTTAAAAGACAATGGCTATGATGTTGTTATCGGTATTCGCCCAGGACGTTCATTCGACCAAGCGCAAGAAGATGGCTTTAATGTTTACACAGTGGCAGAAGCTGTGAAACAAGCAGATGTCGTGATGGTGTTACTTCCTGATGAAATTCAAGGTGACGTGTACAAAAATGAAATCGAGCCTAACTTAGAAGCAGGTAACGCATTAGCATTTGCGCACGGCTTTAATATTCAATTTGACGTCATTCAACCACCAAGTGATGTCGATGTTTTCCTCGTTGCGCCAAAAGGTCCGGGTCATTTAGTAAGACGTACATTTGTTGAAGGTTCAGCCGTTCCAGCATTATTCGCTGTTCAACAAGACGCATCAGGCGAAGCACGTGATTTGGCATTAAGTTACGCCAAAGGTATCGGTTCAACACGTGCAGGCGTATTAGAAACATCATTTAAAGAAGAAACGGAAACGGACTTATTCGGTGAGCAAGCTGTCCTTTGTGGTGGTGTGACACGTCTTATCCAAAGCGGTTTTGAAGTGTTAGTTGAAGCAGGTTACCAACCAGAAATCGCCTACTTTGAAGTGTTACATGAAATGAAATTGATTGTTGACTTAATGTATGAAGGCGGTCTTGAAAACATGCGTTATTCTATTTCAAACACTGCAGAATTTGGTGACTACGTATCAGGTCCACGTGTCATTACCGAAGAAACGAAAGAAAATATGAAAGCTGTATTAAAAGATATTCAAGACGGTACATTTAGCGATCGTTTCATTAAAGATAATCAAGATGGCTTTAAAACATTTAAACAAATGCGTGAAGCACAACAAGGACATCAAATTACAGCAGTGGGGCAATCTTTACGTGAAATGATGCCATTTATTAAATCGAAAAGCATTCAAAAATAA
- the leuD gene encoding 3-isopropylmalate dehydratase small subunit: MEIKPITQYTGKTVPLFHDNIDTDQIIPKVHLKRISKTGYGPFLFDEWRYLEDGSNNPDFVLNQPEYEGASILITGDNFGCGSSREHAAWALKDFGFQVIIAESFSDIFYMNCTKNALLPIRLDRASREAIARYPEITIDLPQQIIQTPEQNYHFDIDETWKEKLVNGLDDIAITLKYEALIKDYELKHT, translated from the coding sequence ATGGAAATCAAACCAATTACACAATATACGGGCAAAACGGTCCCATTATTTCATGACAATATTGATACCGATCAAATCATTCCGAAAGTCCATTTAAAACGGATATCTAAAACAGGTTATGGCCCTTTTCTCTTTGATGAATGGCGTTATTTAGAAGATGGTTCCAACAATCCTGATTTCGTTTTAAACCAACCCGAATATGAAGGGGCATCCATTTTAATCACCGGAGATAATTTCGGTTGTGGCTCGAGTCGTGAACATGCCGCATGGGCGTTAAAAGATTTCGGTTTCCAAGTGATCATAGCGGAAAGTTTCAGTGACATTTTTTATATGAACTGTACGAAAAATGCACTCTTACCTATTCGACTTGACCGTGCATCAAGAGAAGCGATTGCACGCTACCCTGAAATCACGATTGACTTGCCACAACAAATCATTCAAACACCCGAGCAAAACTACCACTTTGACATTGATGAAACGTGGAAAGAAAAGCTCGTGAATGGCTTAGATGATATTGCTATTACATTAAAATATGAAGCATTAATCAAAGACTATGAACTAAAACATACTTAA